From the genome of Anopheles moucheti chromosome 3, idAnoMoucSN_F20_07, whole genome shotgun sequence, one region includes:
- the LOC128305826 gene encoding double-strand break repair protein MRE11, producing the protein MSESTSQTAQINPDDTIKILVASDIHLGFKEKDRIRGDDSFIAFEEVLQHALENEVDAILLGGDLFDVANPSTATLDRCFRLLKTYLLGDKPIKLEFMSAQNVNFVDSLTQTVNYEDPNINIAIPMFSIHGNHDDSGGSGRVSSMHLLSTNGYVNYFGKWTDLSRIDIRPILLRKGETKLALYGLSYMSDARLCRLLEEAKVFMERPDEPGFFNVMVLHQNRVERGPKNHLPESSLPQFLDLIIWGHEHDCRIEPEENSAKKFYVSQPGSTVATSLSEGEAIPKCCGLLSIHKGLFRMDPIPLQSVRPFVFESVDLATVQEELALDEGDVQQKVKDFAAERIEAMIERAQTQLTGYPRQPKLPLIRLRLILTEVEQQFNAIRFGMRYVNRVANPLDMVIFKKKPKVKVKNEAGDTVDKAALKEAYSKGSVLRVEDIVESYFLKADPVNQLEVLHPRSMTEMMRRIVHYEDDDVPAKGLKFYLDKALAFLPTHGGTTKESALEAFDEAGFHTVESKLHDQFLNMLDAQPVREDVTDLLNRFRDRDGIDEPVKQGDKTAPAKPAPAKPARGRGSRGGRGASGRAASKAASATGATRTHSQASISAMFSQKSDSNSSIASVATRTSSRKTATQKARQMDFDSDPDE; encoded by the exons ATGTCAGAATCTACTTCGCAAACGGCGCAAATTAATCCCGATGACACCATCAAGATTTTAGTTGCCAGTGATATACACTTGGGGTTCAAGGAAAAGGATCGTATTCGAG GCGACGATAGCTTTATTGCCTTCGAAGAAGTGCTGCAGCATGCACTTGAAAATGAGGTGGATGCAATCTTGCTCGGTGGTGATTTATTTGATGTGGCCAACCCCTCCACGGCCACATTGGATCGCTGCTTCCGTTTGCTGAAGACCTACTTGCTCGGCGACAAACCCATAAAGCTGGAGTTCATGAGCGCTCAAAATGTGAACTTCGTCGACTCGCTAACCCAAACGGTGAACTACGAGGATCCGAATATAAATATCGCCATACCGATGTTTTCGATCCATGGTAACCATGACGATTCAGGCGGTTCCGGTCGCGTAAGCTCGATGCATTTGCTGAGCACAAACGGGTACGTGAACTACTTTGGGAAATGGACCGACCTGAGCAGGATTGATATCCGGCCTATATTGCTGCGCAAGGGTGAAACGAAGCTTGCACTGTACGGTCTGAGTTACATGAGTGATGCCCGGCTTTGTCGCTTGCTGGAAGAGGCGAAAGTATTCATGGAGCGACCGGATGAGCCCGGGTTTTTTAACGTGATGGTACTGCACCAGAATCGGGTCGAACGCGGACCGAAAAATCATCTGCCGGAGAGCTCTTTGCCACAGTTTCTCGATTTGATCATCTGGGGCCATGAACACGATTGCCGCATCGAACCGGAGGAAAATTCGGCGAAAAAGTTTTACGTTAGTCAACCGGGCTCCACGGTGGCAACGTCCCTATCGGAGGGTGAAGCAATACCGAAGTGTTGCGGGCTGCTCAGCATCCACAAAGGATTGTTCCGGATGGATCCGATACCGCTGCAATCGGTACGGCCGTTCGTGTTTGAATCAGTCGATCTAGCCACCGTGCAGGAAGAGCTAGCGCTGGACGAAGGTGACGTGCAGCAAAAGGTGAAAGACTTTGCCGCCGAACGTATTGAAGCCATGATTGAGCGTGCCCAGACGCAGCTCACCGGGTATCCAAGGCAACCGAAACTTCCGCTGATACGTCTCCGTCTAATACTGACGGAAGTCGAACAACAGTTCAATGCAATCCGTTTTGGCATGCGGTATGTGAACCGCGTAGCCAACCCACTGGATATGGTAATTTTCAAGAAGAAGCCCAAAGTAAAGGTTAAGAACGAAGCGGGCGATACGGTTGACAAGGCAGCACTTAAGGAAGCGTACAGCAAAGGGTCTGTTCTGCGAGTAGAAGACATCGTCGAAAGTTACTTCTTGAAGGCGGATCCAGTGAACCAACTAGAGGTGCTTCACCCCCGAAGCATGACCGAAATGATGCGCAGGATAGTCCActatgaagatgatgatgtgcCCGCGAAGGGTTTAAAATTTTACCTAGACAAAGCGCTCGCCTTTCTGCCCACGCACGGCGGCACTACCAAGGAGAGCGCGCTCGAGGCTTTCGATGAGGCAGGGTTTCATACGGTCGAATCGAAACTGCATGATCAGTTTCTCAACATGTTGGATGCGCAGCCGGTTCGGGAGGATGTAACCGATCTGTTAAATCGGTTTCGCGATCGCGATGGGATTGATGAGCCGGTTAAGCAGGGCGACAAAACGGCACCAGCCAAACCGGCACCTGCCAAACCGGCCCGCGGACGTGGATCACGAGGTGGACGGGGAGCATCGGGACGGGCTGCGAGTAAAGCAGCAAGTGCAACCGGTGCAACCCGTACCCACTCGCAAGCTTCGATCAGTGCCATGTTTAGCCAAAAATCTGATAGCAACAGCAGTATCGCTAGTGTGGCCACAAGAACTTCATCCAGAAAAACGGCAACACAAAAGGCGCGACAAATGGATTTTGATTCCGATCCGGACGAGTAA